A stretch of Desulfobacter hydrogenophilus DNA encodes these proteins:
- a CDS encoding YqaE/Pmp3 family membrane protein: protein MELLKIIAAIILPPVGVFLQVGIGKHFWLNILLTILGYIPGIVHAIWVIAKNK, encoded by the coding sequence ATGGAACTTTTGAAAATTATTGCAGCCATTATTCTTCCACCGGTGGGTGTGTTTCTCCAGGTCGGCATTGGAAAGCACTTCTGGTTGAATATTCTTTTAACCATTCTTGGCTACATTCCAGGTATTGTTCATGCCATCTGGGTAATCGCCAAAAATAAATAA
- the rsgA gene encoding ribosome small subunit-dependent GTPase A yields MSNEKSLQQDNKFKHLSHLGWTVSLQEQLENIENKSLIPARVTGVRKKYFFINDGKEELLATPAGKLQHDTSSIYPVIGDWVMVRQTAIEQILPRKNTLTRGAAGMRGRKSGEYKEQTIAANLDSVFIVTGLDQDFNLRRIERYLTLVYNCGLSPVIILTKADLHEDPEHFVHEAKTISFGVPVHLVSAFNDSGLSELNPYLVHGRTCVMVGSSGTGKSTLINRLCGETVQATGEVSAHMGKGTHTTTSRDLIMMPQGGMIIDNPGIREITFWEIDQGVESTFPEIEEFAAQCRFSDCTHTHEPGCRVLQAVQDEELTEARLENYLKMKRELEYISERKNKSADRVEKERWKGVSMKIKSINKKK; encoded by the coding sequence ATGAGCAACGAAAAATCATTACAGCAAGACAATAAGTTTAAACATCTTTCCCATTTGGGCTGGACTGTCAGTTTACAGGAACAACTTGAAAATATAGAAAATAAATCTCTTATTCCGGCTCGGGTGACCGGGGTCAGAAAAAAATATTTTTTTATCAATGACGGCAAAGAAGAGCTGCTGGCGACCCCGGCCGGGAAACTTCAACATGATACCAGCAGCATATACCCGGTTATCGGAGACTGGGTTATGGTCAGACAAACAGCTATAGAACAAATACTGCCGCGAAAAAATACCCTGACCAGGGGTGCTGCAGGCATGCGTGGTCGAAAATCCGGCGAGTACAAGGAGCAAACCATCGCGGCCAATCTTGACAGCGTATTTATCGTTACCGGCCTTGACCAGGATTTTAATTTACGCCGCATTGAGCGATACCTGACACTTGTCTATAATTGCGGGTTGAGCCCGGTCATCATCCTGACAAAGGCGGATCTTCACGAGGATCCCGAACATTTTGTACACGAAGCAAAAACCATTTCATTCGGTGTTCCCGTACACCTGGTTTCTGCGTTTAATGATTCAGGTCTCTCCGAACTGAACCCCTATCTGGTGCATGGCCGGACCTGTGTCATGGTGGGATCTTCCGGCACAGGCAAATCCACGTTGATCAACCGGCTGTGCGGAGAAACCGTCCAGGCCACCGGCGAGGTAAGTGCCCATATGGGAAAGGGGACGCACACCACCACGTCCCGGGATCTGATCATGATGCCCCAGGGCGGAATGATCATTGACAATCCCGGCATCCGTGAAATCACCTTCTGGGAGATTGACCAGGGTGTTGAATCGACCTTTCCGGAAATAGAAGAGTTCGCAGCCCAATGCCGTTTTTCAGACTGCACCCACACCCACGAGCCCGGATGCCGGGTTCTTCAAGCCGTCCAGGACGAAGAGTTGACCGAAGCCAGACTGGAAAACTACCTCAAAATGAAACGAGAACTGGAATATATCTCCGAGCGAAAAAACAAAAGCGCAGATCGTGTGGAAAAAGAACGGTGGAAAGGGGTGTCCATGAAAATCAAGTCCATAAACAAAAAGAAGTAA
- a CDS encoding CCA tRNA nucleotidyltransferase translates to MRSIADILNTIQARNPVSPILETLWTEGFQAFLAGGVVRDAFLGISPEDVDILTNALPEDLARLFADQNPKYVGKSFAVTLVNKVEVATCRPADKKAVDAGHTFPATDLGRRDLTINSMAWDPETRTLADPFGGQADIEHKTIRFTRDPFDRIEEDPVRMVRACRFAARFGFKIEPDAFNAIRTRAHKIMTQGTADRIQREVVKAMGMDKPSRFFLLLHDTGLLARILPSLDRCYDLDGGPNHGETVFEHNLLVGDALPACMPILRLAGFLHDTGKMDAREIKEGRNTFPGHQKCTRAMMADLERLRFSRKDMDHIHALVRGHMRPLKADTSPKAVRRLLAMLDDLNLTYQDFLRMRIADKKGNLNPVKKPYSLGDIRLRLGKILNAINEKTPFNMNDLAISGRDIQDILGLPQGPAIGKVKAFLFEQVLEDPSLNQKKTLENLVRQMSQKHFTDSDGKAIK, encoded by the coding sequence ATGCGTTCAATTGCCGATATCCTGAACACTATCCAGGCGCGGAATCCCGTTTCCCCTATCCTTGAAACCCTTTGGACCGAAGGTTTTCAAGCCTTTTTGGCCGGTGGGGTTGTCCGAGACGCCTTTCTGGGTATCTCACCCGAGGATGTGGATATCCTGACCAATGCCTTGCCCGAAGATCTGGCCCGGCTGTTTGCCGACCAGAATCCGAAATATGTGGGAAAATCTTTTGCCGTGACCCTGGTCAACAAGGTGGAGGTGGCAACCTGCAGGCCCGCAGATAAAAAGGCTGTGGATGCAGGTCATACCTTTCCGGCCACAGACCTTGGCCGCCGGGATCTCACCATCAACAGCATGGCCTGGGATCCCGAAACCAGGACCCTGGCAGACCCCTTTGGCGGGCAGGCGGACATTGAACATAAAACGATTCGGTTCACCCGGGATCCCTTTGACCGAATTGAAGAAGACCCCGTGCGCATGGTCAGGGCCTGCCGGTTTGCTGCCCGTTTCGGGTTCAAAATTGAACCGGACGCCTTTAATGCCATCCGTACCCGGGCCCATAAAATTATGACCCAAGGAACCGCAGACCGGATTCAACGGGAAGTTGTCAAGGCCATGGGCATGGACAAGCCCTCGAGATTTTTTCTTTTGCTTCATGATACAGGCCTTTTGGCCCGCATTCTACCAAGTCTTGATCGGTGCTACGATCTGGATGGCGGTCCCAACCATGGTGAAACCGTATTTGAGCATAATCTTCTGGTGGGTGATGCCCTGCCGGCATGCATGCCCATACTCCGGCTGGCAGGATTTCTCCATGACACAGGGAAAATGGATGCACGGGAAATCAAGGAGGGCCGAAACACTTTTCCGGGACATCAGAAATGCACCCGGGCCATGATGGCAGACCTTGAGCGTCTTCGATTTTCCAGAAAGGACATGGACCATATCCACGCCCTGGTCCGGGGGCACATGCGTCCTCTAAAAGCAGATACTTCCCCGAAAGCGGTACGCAGGCTCCTGGCCATGCTGGATGATCTAAATCTGACCTACCAGGATTTTTTGCGCATGCGCATTGCCGACAAAAAAGGCAATCTGAATCCGGTCAAAAAGCCATACTCCCTTGGGGATATCCGCCTGCGTCTGGGCAAAATCCTGAACGCCATTAATGAGAAGACGCCATTTAATATGAATGACCTTGCCATTTCAGGCAGGGACATCCAGGACATTCTGGGCCTGCCCCAGGGTCCGGCCATTGGAAAAGTTAAAGCTTTTTTATTTGAGCAAGTGCTGGAGGATCCCTCCCTTAATCAAAAAAAGACCCTGGAAAATCTGGTCCGGCAGATGAGCCAAAAGCACTTTACAGATTCGGATGGCAAGGCTATAAAATAG
- the amrS gene encoding AmmeMemoRadiSam system radical SAM enzyme has product MIRARLYETLSDHAVKCLACNHYCTITPGHTGVCGVRENRDGQLFSLVYDRVVAANVDPIEKKPIFHFKPGSLSYSIGTPGCNFKCRFCQNADISQVRDQGADPFSGRLAGKAMTPEAIVAKAVEQGCQSIAYTYTEPTVFFELVLDTAMLAKDAGLANIFVTNGFMSPKLLQASAAVIDVANVDLKSFSNEFYTRYCNGRLEPVKQTLKSMVDLGLMVEVTTLIIPGLNDDPNELKQMASFIAGELGPSTPWHLSRFHPTYQLTQIGPTPVETLEKACDIALSAGLVHVYTGNVTGARENTYCPDCGQIVIKRVGYSVENLLTQTNKCPGCGSPVSGIY; this is encoded by the coding sequence ATGATACGTGCCCGTCTTTATGAAACACTGTCCGATCATGCAGTAAAATGTCTGGCCTGTAACCATTATTGCACGATTACACCGGGACATACCGGCGTGTGTGGTGTCCGGGAGAACCGGGATGGTCAGCTTTTTTCCCTGGTGTACGACCGGGTGGTGGCGGCCAATGTGGACCCCATTGAGAAAAAACCCATTTTTCATTTCAAACCCGGCTCCCTCTCTTATTCCATTGGCACGCCCGGGTGCAATTTTAAGTGCCGGTTCTGCCAGAACGCCGATATTTCCCAGGTCCGTGACCAGGGGGCAGACCCTTTTTCAGGTCGCCTTGCCGGCAAAGCAATGACGCCCGAAGCGATTGTGGCAAAGGCTGTGGAACAAGGATGCCAAAGTATTGCCTATACTTATACCGAACCCACGGTTTTTTTTGAACTGGTTTTGGATACAGCCATGCTGGCAAAGGATGCAGGGCTTGCCAATATTTTTGTTACCAACGGATTTATGAGCCCTAAACTGCTGCAGGCCTCCGCTGCAGTGATAGATGTAGCCAACGTGGATCTTAAATCTTTCTCTAATGAATTTTACACCCGGTATTGTAACGGTCGCCTGGAACCGGTTAAGCAAACATTGAAGAGCATGGTGGATTTAGGCCTCATGGTAGAGGTCACCACCCTGATAATCCCGGGACTCAATGACGATCCCAACGAACTTAAGCAAATGGCGTCCTTCATTGCCGGGGAATTGGGGCCTTCGACCCCCTGGCACTTATCTCGGTTTCACCCGACATACCAGCTGACCCAGATTGGGCCGACACCTGTGGAGACCCTTGAAAAAGCCTGCGACATTGCACTTTCAGCCGGACTTGTTCATGTGTACACCGGCAATGTAACCGGCGCCAGGGAAAATACCTACTGTCCAGACTGCGGTCAGATTGTTATCAAAAGAGTTGGCTATTCAGTGGAAAATCTTTTAACCCAGACCAATAAATGCCCCGGGTGCGGTTCGCCTGTGTCCGGGATTTATTAA
- a CDS encoding aldehyde dehydrogenase family protein, whose protein sequence is MSDALNAEVKQILDALGIKSVNSGATIGGSKGWLKTKGKELVSCSPINGKPIAGVLTAEKKDYDAVMAKAQDAFKTFRMMPAPRRGDMVREIGVALRENKKALGALISLEVGKIQAEGEGEVQEMIDIADFATGLSRQLYGLTMHSERPEHRMYEQWHPLGIVGLITSFNFPAAPWSWNALIASVCGDAILFKPSSKVPLTSIAIQNILTPVVDKYGVEGIFNMIIGSRDDVGEPMLHDPRIPLISATGSTAMGKHVGEVVGGRLGRSLLELGGNNAIIVTEDADIGMAVRATLFGAVGTAGQRCTSTRRIIIHSSVKQTFVNNLVSAYKQVKVGNPLDNGTLMGPLIDEGAVLAMEEALKAVKACGGKVLCGGERITVDGCEGGHYVLPAVAEVKNDFPIVQSETFAPILYIIEYNAFEQALELHNDVPQGLSSAVFTTSLHYQEGFLSHKGSDCGIANVNIGTSGAEIGGAFGGEKETGGGRESGSDAWKVYMRRQTTTINWGKELPLAQGIEFNIG, encoded by the coding sequence ATGAGCGACGCATTGAATGCAGAAGTAAAACAAATCCTTGATGCCCTTGGGATTAAATCCGTCAATTCCGGTGCCACAATCGGTGGCAGCAAGGGATGGCTTAAAACAAAGGGGAAAGAGCTTGTTTCCTGTTCCCCCATTAACGGCAAGCCCATTGCCGGCGTTCTGACGGCTGAAAAAAAAGACTATGACGCGGTGATGGCCAAAGCCCAGGACGCATTTAAAACTTTTCGTATGATGCCCGCTCCCCGGCGCGGCGATATGGTGCGTGAGATCGGTGTTGCGTTACGGGAAAATAAAAAGGCATTAGGCGCTCTGATCTCCCTTGAAGTTGGTAAAATCCAGGCCGAAGGCGAGGGTGAGGTCCAGGAGATGATCGACATTGCCGATTTTGCAACGGGCCTGAGCCGCCAGCTGTATGGCCTGACCATGCATTCCGAACGGCCCGAACACCGGATGTACGAACAATGGCACCCTTTGGGAATTGTCGGGTTGATCACGTCGTTTAACTTTCCTGCGGCCCCATGGTCCTGGAACGCTTTAATTGCCTCTGTCTGTGGTGATGCGATCCTGTTTAAACCCAGCTCAAAGGTGCCTTTGACCAGCATTGCCATCCAGAACATCCTTACACCTGTGGTTGACAAATACGGCGTTGAGGGAATTTTCAACATGATCATCGGTTCCAGAGATGATGTGGGCGAACCTATGCTCCATGACCCGCGAATCCCCCTGATTTCCGCCACAGGATCCACTGCCATGGGCAAACATGTGGGTGAAGTGGTTGGGGGGCGTTTAGGACGGTCTCTCCTGGAACTTGGCGGCAACAACGCGATTATCGTAACCGAAGATGCGGACATAGGCATGGCCGTCCGGGCCACCCTGTTCGGCGCAGTGGGTACCGCAGGACAACGCTGTACCTCCACCCGCAGGATTATCATTCACTCTTCCGTAAAACAAACCTTTGTCAACAACCTGGTCAGTGCATACAAACAGGTCAAGGTCGGCAATCCCCTGGACAACGGTACGCTCATGGGGCCACTTATTGACGAAGGCGCTGTCCTTGCCATGGAAGAGGCCTTAAAAGCCGTAAAGGCTTGCGGTGGAAAGGTGCTTTGCGGTGGCGAGCGGATCACTGTGGACGGTTGTGAAGGTGGCCACTATGTGCTGCCAGCTGTGGCTGAAGTAAAAAATGATTTCCCCATTGTCCAGAGTGAAACCTTTGCGCCCATCTTGTACATCATTGAATACAATGCGTTTGAGCAAGCCCTTGAACTGCATAATGACGTGCCCCAGGGTCTGTCTTCTGCTGTCTTTACGACCTCCTTGCATTACCAGGAAGGATTTTTGTCACATAAAGGATCTGATTGCGGCATTGCCAACGTGAACATCGGTACCTCCGGTGCTGAAATCGGCGGCGCATTCGGCGGTGAAAAAGAGACCGGTGGCGGGCGTGAATCCGGGTCTGATGCATGGAAAGTGTACATGAGACGTCAGACCACCACCATTAATTGGGGCAAGGAACTGCCGCTGGCCCAGGGTATCGAATTTAACATTGGATAG
- a CDS encoding FKBP-type peptidyl-prolyl cis-trans isomerase: protein MSEAIKSGDTIAVDYTGKLESGDVFDSSEGRQPLTFTVDTGMLIKGFDQAVIGMKKGESKTVTIPPEMGYGPRDEKAMVEIPREQFPPEMELKEGLDLQLQNPAGQPVPARVAGVNETSVTMDVNHILAGKTLVFDITIAETGLEPPASSCGTKGGGCDSGCCGNCSCD from the coding sequence ATGAGCGAAGCAATTAAATCAGGGGATACCATTGCCGTGGATTATACGGGAAAACTTGAAAGCGGGGACGTGTTTGACTCTTCCGAAGGCAGACAGCCACTGACTTTCACCGTTGATACAGGCATGCTGATCAAAGGCTTTGACCAGGCCGTCATCGGCATGAAAAAAGGGGAATCAAAAACCGTAACCATTCCGCCTGAAATGGGATACGGCCCAAGAGATGAGAAGGCCATGGTGGAGATCCCAAGGGAGCAGTTCCCCCCGGAGATGGAACTGAAAGAAGGTCTTGATCTTCAACTCCAGAATCCGGCAGGTCAGCCGGTTCCTGCGCGGGTGGCAGGTGTAAATGAGACAAGTGTGACCATGGACGTAAACCATATCCTGGCCGGTAAAACCCTTGTTTTTGATATCACCATTGCTGAAACCGGGCTGGAACCTCCGGCAAGCAGCTGTGGAACCAAAGGCGGGGGCTGCGATTCGGGCTGCTGCGGAAACTGCAGCTGTGATTAA
- the pruA gene encoding L-glutamate gamma-semialdehyde dehydrogenase, which produces MANSIFTIPQPYNEPVKMYAPGSPERGALSAELGRQMAGQVEIPVIVNGEEIKTGDVRDVVCPHDHGHVLGKVHMAGEKEIKAAVDAALSAKAAWETMDWQERAAVFLKTADLISQKYSAKINAATMLGQSKNAFQAEIDATCELVDFLRFNVTYMEEIYANQPFSEKGVYNRLEYCPLEGFVFALTPFNFTAIAGNLPTSPAMMGNTVVWKPSTTAVLSNYYVMQILKEAGLPPGVINFIPGYGSQTGDILFTHKYFAGMHFTGSTAVFQNLWKKAAENIETYISYPRIVGETGGKDYIFAHASADVDALVTGIIRGAFEFQGQKCSACSRLYVPASLWPAVQDQLKEKIAEIKVGPVTDFTNFVNAVIDEKSFDNIDAYISRAQESSDAEVIIGGQRDKSKGYFVHPTVIQAKTPDYESMVEEIFGPVLTVYIYEDKDFDATLDILDNTSPYALTGAVFAMDREVINALMARLTHTAGNFYINDKPTGAVVGQQPFGGARKSGTNDKAGSYLNLIRWASSRTIKETLVPPVNYAYPFMG; this is translated from the coding sequence ATGGCAAACAGCATATTTACCATCCCCCAACCCTACAATGAACCTGTCAAGATGTATGCACCGGGCAGCCCGGAACGTGGGGCATTGTCCGCAGAGCTTGGCCGTCAGATGGCAGGCCAGGTTGAAATTCCGGTGATTGTCAACGGTGAAGAGATTAAAACCGGTGATGTCCGTGATGTGGTCTGTCCCCATGACCACGGTCATGTGCTGGGTAAAGTGCATATGGCGGGCGAGAAAGAAATCAAGGCGGCTGTGGACGCAGCCCTTTCTGCGAAAGCGGCCTGGGAGACCATGGACTGGCAAGAGCGTGCGGCAGTTTTTTTGAAAACGGCGGATTTGATCTCCCAGAAATATTCGGCCAAAATTAATGCGGCTACCATGCTGGGTCAGTCAAAAAACGCCTTCCAGGCCGAAATTGACGCCACCTGCGAGCTGGTGGATTTTTTGCGCTTCAATGTCACCTATATGGAAGAAATTTACGCCAACCAGCCGTTTAGCGAAAAAGGCGTTTACAATCGACTGGAATACTGTCCCCTGGAAGGATTTGTTTTTGCGCTGACCCCGTTTAATTTTACCGCAATTGCCGGCAATTTACCCACCTCGCCTGCCATGATGGGCAACACGGTTGTGTGGAAACCTTCCACCACGGCTGTTCTGTCCAACTACTATGTGATGCAGATCCTTAAGGAAGCAGGGCTTCCCCCTGGCGTTATCAACTTCATCCCGGGCTACGGTTCACAGACCGGTGATATTCTGTTTACCCATAAATATTTTGCTGGCATGCACTTCACTGGCTCCACTGCAGTCTTCCAGAATCTTTGGAAAAAAGCGGCTGAAAACATTGAAACCTACATTTCTTATCCAAGGATCGTGGGTGAAACCGGCGGTAAGGACTACATCTTTGCCCATGCCAGCGCTGATGTTGATGCGCTTGTCACAGGCATCATCCGGGGTGCCTTTGAGTTCCAGGGCCAGAAATGCTCTGCATGCTCCCGCCTCTATGTACCGGCCTCCCTGTGGCCTGCGGTCCAGGATCAGCTTAAAGAAAAAATAGCTGAAATCAAGGTGGGTCCGGTGACTGATTTCACAAACTTTGTGAATGCCGTGATTGATGAAAAATCATTTGACAACATCGACGCTTACATTTCACGGGCACAGGAATCTTCCGATGCTGAAGTGATCATCGGCGGTCAGCGGGACAAGTCCAAGGGCTATTTTGTTCACCCCACCGTGATCCAGGCCAAAACACCGGATTACGAATCCATGGTCGAAGAAATTTTTGGACCGGTTCTCACGGTTTATATATATGAGGATAAAGACTTTGACGCGACCCTGGACATTCTGGACAATACAAGCCCATATGCTTTGACCGGCGCTGTTTTTGCCATGGACCGCGAAGTGATCAATGCTCTGATGGCCCGGTTGACCCACACCGCCGGAAACTTTTATATCAATGATAAGCCCACCGGCGCCGTGGTTGGTCAGCAGCCCTTTGGCGGAGCCCGTAAGAGCGGCACCAACGATAAAGCAGGGTCCTATCTGAACCTGATTCGCTGGGCATCATCCCGGACCATCAAGGAAACCCTGGTTCCCCCCGTAAATTACGCCTATCCGTTCATGGGATAA
- a CDS encoding class I SAM-dependent methyltransferase: MAYEFDFKAAQDYDAFFEKGRGRHCLELEIKLISSLIHPMPGKRLLDIGCGTGLSLEPFVDLGMSLTGIDPSAYMLDKAAERFGHRVDLHRGTAEDLPFDDNSFDTALLFFSLEFSDRPAKAIEEACRVAREQVVIGVHNRYALQNMARRFKGFFSPDMYSCSRFFSVWELKTMMTSILGKVPVKWRTTLQFPFLSGSLVSSVECLRLIQWSYWGGFIGMRIKPVPKFRTRPMALKPRNRKINEPATGLALGFKVKE; this comes from the coding sequence ATGGCATATGAATTTGATTTCAAGGCGGCCCAGGACTATGATGCCTTTTTTGAAAAAGGCCGGGGCAGACATTGCCTTGAACTTGAAATCAAACTGATCAGCTCCCTGATTCACCCCATGCCCGGAAAGCGTTTGCTGGACATTGGCTGCGGTACGGGATTAAGTCTTGAACCTTTTGTGGATCTGGGCATGAGCCTGACCGGTATTGACCCTTCCGCATATATGCTGGACAAGGCTGCTGAACGGTTTGGTCATCGCGTTGATCTGCATCGGGGGACAGCCGAAGATCTGCCCTTTGACGATAATTCGTTTGATACCGCATTACTGTTTTTCAGTCTTGAATTTTCAGACCGGCCGGCTAAGGCCATTGAAGAGGCCTGTCGGGTGGCCCGGGAACAGGTGGTCATCGGCGTCCATAACCGGTATGCCCTCCAGAATATGGCCCGTCGGTTCAAAGGTTTTTTTTCCCCGGATATGTACAGCTGTTCCCGTTTTTTTAGTGTGTGGGAGTTGAAAACCATGATGACCTCAATCTTGGGAAAAGTGCCTGTAAAATGGCGGACAACCCTACAGTTCCCGTTTTTGTCCGGGAGCCTGGTCTCAAGTGTGGAATGTCTTCGCCTGATCCAGTGGTCCTACTGGGGCGGATTCATTGGCATGCGGATCAAGCCCGTGCCTAAGTTTCGCACCCGGCCCATGGCTTTAAAACCCCGGAATCGTAAAATCAATGAGCCGGCCACAGGCCTGGCGTTAGGATTCAAGGTAAAAGAATGA
- a CDS encoding response regulator, translating into MVNKNLILTVDDKPQNLQFLGKLLSNNGYEVAMAQSGPQALTFVKSEFPDLILLDVMMPEMDGYEVCEKLRAEFPTHQIPVIFLTAKSDAQDILKGFDVGGVDYVTKPFHSAELLARIKTHIELKTLRGLLPMCSHCKKIRDDKGFWNDVDSYFETHSNLTFTHGLCPACMDKLYKGYDWYNKRKRSDTHE; encoded by the coding sequence ATGGTCAATAAAAATCTCATTTTGACGGTTGATGACAAACCTCAGAATCTTCAGTTCCTTGGGAAGTTGCTTTCTAATAACGGATATGAAGTTGCCATGGCCCAAAGTGGGCCCCAGGCCCTGACGTTTGTAAAATCCGAATTTCCGGATCTCATCCTCCTAGATGTCATGATGCCGGAGATGGATGGGTATGAGGTCTGTGAAAAGTTGAGGGCTGAATTTCCCACACACCAGATTCCGGTGATTTTTTTAACGGCCAAGTCTGATGCCCAGGATATTTTAAAGGGATTTGATGTGGGCGGGGTTGATTATGTAACAAAACCCTTTCATTCGGCTGAACTTCTGGCCCGCATTAAAACCCATATTGAACTTAAAACCCTGCGCGGCCTTTTGCCCATGTGTTCACATTGCAAAAAAATCCGGGATGATAAGGGGTTCTGGAATGATGTGGACAGCTATTTTGAGACCCATTCTAATCTGACGTTTACCCACGGCCTGTGCCCCGCATGCATGGACAAGTTATATAAGGGGTATGACTGGTATAACAAAAGGAAACGGTCTGACACCCACGAATAA